From a region of the Candidatus Azobacteroides pseudotrichonymphae genomovar. CFP2 genome:
- the lysA gene encoding diaminopimelate decarboxylase: MQAFPIEKFRNLQTPFYFYDIELLRKTLQVVVLEAAKYDYHIHYAVKANKNPRILSIIREMGLGADCVSGGEIETVLNEGFSAEKVVFAGVGKTDWEINLGLEKDIFCFNVESIPELVVINHLACAKNTIARVALRINPEIDSHTHHYITTGIKDNKFGINLDQLDRVLDMLSTLSSIQLVGIHFHIGSQIMDLTPFRLLCSQVNELQQKFIQRGIFLKHINFGGGLGIDYENPDENPIPSFREYFNVFRTHFFVLNNQQIHFELGRSIVGQCGNLISKVLYVKEGSVKRFVILDAGFTELIRPAFYESYHVIENLSLEEATDVYDVVGPICESSDCFAKQRVLKKTYRGDIIAIRSAGAYGEVMASQYNCRQLPKSHFSDC; the protein is encoded by the coding sequence ATGCAAGCTTTTCCGATAGAAAAATTTAGGAATCTACAAACACCGTTTTATTTTTATGATATAGAACTTTTAAGAAAAACACTGCAGGTTGTTGTTCTGGAAGCTGCTAAGTATGATTATCATATTCACTATGCAGTTAAGGCTAATAAAAATCCTCGAATACTTTCCATTATTCGTGAAATGGGATTAGGTGCTGATTGTGTTAGTGGAGGTGAGATAGAAACAGTTCTCAATGAGGGATTTTCTGCTGAAAAAGTTGTTTTTGCGGGGGTAGGAAAAACAGATTGGGAAATCAATCTTGGGTTGGAAAAGGATATTTTTTGTTTTAATGTGGAATCTATTCCCGAATTAGTAGTGATCAATCATTTGGCCTGTGCGAAGAATACAATAGCAAGAGTTGCTTTACGTATCAATCCCGAAATAGATTCTCATACACATCATTATATTACAACTGGGATAAAGGACAATAAGTTTGGAATTAATTTGGATCAATTGGATAGAGTTTTGGATATGTTGAGTACGTTGTCTTCTATTCAATTAGTTGGTATACATTTTCATATTGGTTCGCAGATTATGGATTTGACTCCTTTCCGATTACTTTGTAGCCAAGTAAATGAACTTCAGCAGAAGTTTATACAGCGAGGCATTTTTTTAAAACACATTAATTTTGGAGGTGGGTTAGGAATTGATTATGAAAATCCTGATGAAAATCCAATACCGAGTTTTCGAGAGTATTTTAATGTATTTCGTACGCATTTTTTTGTTTTAAACAATCAACAAATTCATTTTGAATTAGGTCGTTCTATCGTCGGACAATGTGGGAATTTGATTTCTAAAGTGCTATATGTTAAGGAAGGAAGTGTAAAAAGATTTGTTATTTTGGATGCTGGCTTTACTGAATTAATTCGTCCTGCTTTCTATGAATCGTATCATGTTATTGAAAATTTAAGTTTAGAAGAAGCTACCGATGTATACGATGTAGTAGGTCCAATATGTGAGTCTTCTGATTGTTTTGCTAAACAAAGAGTTTTGAAGAAGACTTACAGAGGAGATATTATAGCTATTCGTTCAGCTGGTGCCTATGGAGAAGTTATGGCTTCTCAATACAATTGTAGACAGTTGCCTAAATCGCATTTTTCAGATTGTTAA
- the rfbC gene encoding dTDP-4-dehydrorhamnose 3,5-epimerase, translating into MDFIQKHIWGLWLIRPKLIFDERGYFMETYMKEEFERRVGTIDFVQESQSCSVCGVLRGMHYQQGEAAQAKLINVLEGTIQDVVVDLRKDSNSFGKYETVELSAENKLQFFIPRGFAHGFLVLSEWATINYKVDNVYCPDAERILYAGDKDVNILWDKRCELWKQSEKDRLGSSLREIEVQL; encoded by the coding sequence ATGGATTTTATTCAAAAGCATATTTGGGGGCTATGGCTTATAAGGCCAAAATTGATTTTTGATGAGAGAGGTTATTTTATGGAAACTTATATGAAGGAAGAGTTCGAACGACGTGTTGGAACAATTGATTTTGTTCAGGAAAGTCAATCCTGTTCTGTTTGTGGTGTTTTGCGAGGAATGCATTATCAGCAAGGGGAAGCAGCTCAGGCCAAGTTAATAAATGTATTGGAAGGAACAATACAAGATGTAGTTGTGGATCTTCGAAAAGATTCTAATTCATTTGGAAAATATGAAACAGTAGAATTATCTGCTGAAAACAAACTACAATTTTTTATTCCGAGAGGTTTTGCTCATGGTTTTTTGGTGTTAAGTGAATGGGCTACCATTAATTATAAAGTAGATAATGTTTATTGTCCCGATGCTGAAAGAATATTGTATGCCGGGGATAAAGATGTGAATATTTTATGGGACAAAAGATGTGAATTGTGGAAACAATCTGAAAAAGATCGATTAGGTAGTTCGTTAAGAGAAATCGAAGTGCAATTATGA
- the rfbA gene encoding glucose-1-phosphate thymidylyltransferase RfbA, with protein sequence MKGIILAGGNATRIFPLSKSISKQIMPVYDKPMIYYPLSTLMLAKIKEVLVISTPRDLPMFRQLLGDGEDLGMKFDYIVQKVPNGLVQAFVLGEKFIGDDSVCLILGDNIFYGQGFSEMLYRVQLHIEGAYIFGYYVKDPKAYSVINFDLDGKVLSIEEKPVCPQSNYVVPGLYFYDNSVIEKAKKIKPSTRDEYEITDLNRLFLVEEKLKISLFGRGFAWLDMGSLDSLLDAACFVATIQKRQGFYIACIEEIAWRNGWIDNEKLQQLGKKMGRTEYGKYILSLLT encoded by the coding sequence ATGAAAGGTATTATTCTGGCAGGTGGGAATGCTACACGGATTTTCCCCCTATCTAAATCAATATCTAAACAAATTATGCCTGTGTATGATAAACCTATGATTTATTATCCTTTGTCTACTTTGATGTTGGCAAAAATAAAAGAAGTCTTAGTTATTTCTACTCCGCGTGACTTGCCTATGTTTCGGCAATTATTGGGGGACGGAGAAGATTTAGGTATGAAGTTTGATTATATTGTTCAAAAAGTCCCTAATGGGTTAGTACAGGCATTTGTTTTGGGAGAAAAATTTATTGGTGATGATTCTGTTTGTCTTATATTGGGTGACAATATTTTTTATGGTCAAGGTTTTTCTGAAATGTTGTATAGAGTTCAATTGCACATAGAGGGTGCTTACATCTTTGGTTATTATGTAAAGGATCCCAAGGCTTATAGTGTGATTAATTTTGATTTAGATGGAAAAGTACTGTCTATTGAAGAAAAACCTGTTTGCCCGCAATCTAATTATGTTGTACCCGGATTGTATTTTTATGACAACTCAGTCATTGAAAAGGCAAAAAAAATAAAGCCATCAACAAGAGATGAATATGAGATAACTGATCTAAATCGTCTTTTTTTAGTGGAAGAGAAATTAAAAATTTCTCTTTTTGGGCGAGGATTTGCTTGGTTAGATATGGGTAGTTTAGATAGTTTATTGGATGCTGCTTGCTTTGTAGCAACTATTCAGAAGCGGCAAGGGTTTTATATTGCTTGTATTGAAGAAATTGCATGGCGCAATGGTTGGATAGATAATGAAAAACTGCAACAATTGGGGAAGAAAATGGGTAGAACGGAATATGGTAAGTATATTTTGTCTTTGCTTACATGA
- the rfbB gene encoding dTDP-glucose 4,6-dehydratase translates to MYVYFVTGGAGFIGSNFVKYLLKKYRDIKIVVLDSLTYAGNFNTIEANLEDYRLSFIKGSIGDVEVVSDIFQKYPINFVINFAAESHVDRSIIHPRVFFETNVLGTQNLLEITKKYWTIGKNEKGYPTYKNFVKYLQISTDEVYGSLGESGCFVETTPLSPHSPYSASKAAADLLVKAYSDTYKMPVNITRCSNNYGPYQFPEKLIPLAINNILEGRQLPIYGKGQNVRDWIYVEDHCKAIDLVLHKGRRGELYNVGGNNERKNIDVVKLIISTTKNLLEENVQYQKVLHLPASKYSLEWVNENLISFTEDRLGHDKRYALDFTKITMELGWQPDMQFERGVLKTICWYLENQDWVNEVTLGKNFSFYEKI, encoded by the coding sequence GTGTATGTTTATTTCGTTACCGGTGGTGCTGGATTTATAGGTTCTAATTTTGTAAAATATCTTTTAAAAAAATATAGAGATATTAAAATTGTTGTATTGGATAGTTTGACTTATGCAGGTAATTTTAATACAATTGAAGCAAATTTAGAAGATTATCGTTTGTCATTTATAAAGGGTAGCATTGGAGATGTAGAGGTCGTAAGTGATATTTTTCAGAAGTATCCCATTAATTTTGTAATTAATTTTGCGGCGGAAAGTCATGTAGATAGGAGCATTATCCATCCGCGAGTATTTTTTGAGACTAACGTATTAGGTACACAAAATTTATTAGAGATTACTAAAAAATATTGGACAATTGGGAAAAATGAAAAAGGTTATCCAACATATAAAAATTTTGTAAAATATTTACAAATATCAACAGATGAAGTATATGGCAGTTTGGGCGAAAGCGGTTGCTTTGTTGAAACTACGCCATTGAGTCCACATAGCCCTTATAGTGCCTCTAAGGCTGCTGCGGATTTGCTTGTGAAAGCATATAGCGATACTTATAAAATGCCTGTGAATATTACCCGTTGTTCTAACAATTATGGACCTTATCAATTCCCTGAGAAATTAATACCTTTGGCTATTAATAATATTCTTGAAGGTAGACAATTGCCTATTTATGGTAAGGGTCAAAATGTACGTGATTGGATTTATGTAGAAGATCATTGTAAAGCTATTGATTTGGTATTACACAAAGGGAGGAGAGGAGAGCTATACAATGTTGGTGGAAATAATGAGAGAAAAAATATAGATGTTGTCAAATTAATTATTTCTACTACAAAGAATTTGTTAGAAGAAAACGTGCAGTATCAAAAAGTTTTGCATTTGCCTGCTTCGAAATATTCATTAGAATGGGTAAATGAAAATTTAATTTCTTTTACAGAAGATAGACTAGGGCATGACAAACGTTATGCCCTAGATTTTACAAAAATTACAATGGAACTTGGTTGGCAACCAGATATGCAATTTGAAAGGGGTGTCCTAAAAACCATCTGTTGGTATTTAGAAAATCAGGATTGGGTGAACGAAGTAACATTAGGAAAGAATTTTAGTTTTTACGAAAAAATATGA
- the rimM gene encoding ribosome maturation factor RimM (Essential for efficient processing of 16S rRNA), which translates to MINFNELIKVGNFNKSHGIKGEISFVFTNNFFFKGKNSFLICEMEGIFIPFRVESYRSISNSTVLVKLKNINTIEQTKLLTYQEVFLPKKQSAENTKLNYFSWDHYIGFNIIDEKNREIGSITDIDKSTINTLFIVEKESKEILIPTANEMIVTIDEKRKIIYMKLPVGLL; encoded by the coding sequence ATGATTAATTTCAATGAGTTAATCAAAGTAGGAAACTTCAATAAATCGCATGGAATTAAAGGCGAAATTTCTTTTGTTTTTACAAATAATTTTTTTTTTAAAGGTAAAAACTCTTTTCTTATCTGCGAAATGGAGGGCATCTTTATCCCTTTTAGGGTAGAATCATATCGTTCTATTTCTAATTCAACAGTATTAGTAAAATTGAAAAATATAAATACAATAGAGCAAACCAAACTTCTTACTTATCAAGAGGTTTTTCTCCCAAAAAAACAATCAGCAGAAAATACAAAATTAAATTATTTCTCATGGGATCATTATATTGGTTTCAATATAATAGACGAAAAAAATAGAGAAATAGGATCTATTACTGATATAGATAAATCTACCATCAATACTTTATTCATTGTTGAAAAAGAAAGTAAAGAGATCCTTATTCCTACTGCCAATGAAATGATCGTTACTATAGATGAAAAACGAAAAATAATCTATATGAAACTTCCAGTTGGCTTGTTGTAA
- the murA gene encoding UDP-N-acetylglucosamine 1-carboxyvinyltransferase, with protein sequence MSSFIIEGGHKLAGTIVPQGSKNEALQVICATLLTSERVTIHNIPDIIDINNLIILLRKMGVKIEHPLSKTYIFQANDLNLDYLQTNDFLAKSAFLRGSIMLVGPLIARFGYAIVPKPGGDKIGRRRLDTHFAGMQKLGATFTYDTKRCTYEVKSNDSLHGEYILLEEASVTGTANILMASVLAEGKTTIYNAACEPYLQQLTKMLISMGAQINGLASNLLVIEGTRSLHGCEHTVLPDMIEVGSFIGMAAMTASELRIKNVSYNNLGVIPDVFRKLGIILNKEDDDIIVPAQESYTVNTFIDGSILIVVDAPWPGLTPDLLSVFLVVATQANGNVLIHQKMFESRLFFVDKLIDMGAQIILCDPHRAIVIGSDRKYNLRSTTMTSPDIRAGIAMLITALNAQGISQIYNIDQIDRGYEAIDKRLNALGAKIIRT encoded by the coding sequence ATGTCATCATTTATTATAGAAGGCGGACATAAGCTTGCAGGAACAATAGTCCCGCAAGGATCAAAAAATGAAGCATTACAAGTTATTTGTGCTACTTTACTGACTTCTGAAAGGGTGACTATTCATAATATACCAGATATTATAGATATCAATAATCTAATCATTCTATTGAGAAAAATGGGTGTAAAAATAGAACATCCATTGTCTAAAACTTATATTTTTCAAGCAAATGATTTAAACTTAGATTATTTACAAACAAATGATTTTCTCGCAAAAAGTGCCTTTTTGCGAGGGTCAATAATGTTAGTAGGACCTTTGATCGCTCGTTTCGGATATGCAATTGTTCCCAAACCTGGAGGAGATAAGATAGGACGCCGTCGATTAGATACTCATTTTGCAGGTATGCAAAAATTAGGGGCAACATTTACATACGATACAAAGCGTTGTACTTATGAAGTAAAATCAAATGATAGTTTGCACGGTGAATACATATTGTTAGAAGAAGCATCTGTAACCGGTACAGCAAATATCTTAATGGCATCCGTACTAGCAGAAGGGAAGACAACTATCTACAACGCTGCTTGTGAACCATATCTTCAACAACTAACAAAAATGTTAATATCAATGGGGGCACAAATAAACGGATTAGCATCTAATTTACTTGTTATAGAGGGGACAAGATCACTACACGGATGTGAGCATACTGTTTTACCCGACATGATTGAAGTAGGAAGTTTTATTGGGATGGCAGCAATGACAGCGTCGGAATTACGCATTAAAAATGTTTCCTATAACAATTTAGGTGTTATCCCAGATGTTTTTCGAAAATTAGGTATCATTCTCAATAAAGAAGATGATGATATAATTGTTCCAGCACAAGAATCTTATACAGTGAATACATTTATCGACGGGTCTATCCTAATTGTTGTTGATGCCCCCTGGCCGGGATTAACTCCTGATTTGTTAAGCGTCTTCTTAGTTGTTGCTACGCAAGCAAATGGTAATGTTCTAATTCACCAAAAAATGTTCGAAAGTCGTTTGTTTTTTGTTGATAAATTAATTGACATGGGAGCACAAATTATTTTGTGCGACCCACATAGAGCAATCGTTATAGGTTCAGATAGAAAATACAATTTGCGTTCTACTACAATGACTTCTCCAGATATTCGAGCAGGTATAGCTATGTTGATCACAGCCTTGAACGCTCAAGGAATTAGTCAAATTTACAACATAGATCAAATTGATCGTGGATACGAAGCAATTGACAAACGATTGAATGCTCTTGGAGCAAAGATTATAAGAACATGA
- the obgE gene encoding GTPase ObgE: MTKSNFVDYAKIHIRSGKGGKGSIHFRHEKYIPWGGSDGGNGGKGGDIILRGSRNYWTLLHLKHKYHIFADHGKAGEGKLRHGKDGQNKTIELPIGTAVFDGTTGKFITDIKYDKQEIVLLKGGRGGRGNNYFKSAVNQTPKHSQPGEPYEERQIVFQLKLLADVGLVGFPNTGKSTLLSIVSAAKPKIADYAFTTLEPNLGVVNVHNSYTFVMADIPGIVEGANEGKGLGLRFLRHIERNSLLLFMIPSDANDIANEYKILLNELACYNSELLNKQRILAISKSDMLDTKLEDVIKKELPTDIPHIFISSFTQKGITVLKDLLWEKLRFHDMKEIS; this comes from the coding sequence ATGACAAAATCCAATTTTGTAGATTACGCAAAAATTCATATACGTTCCGGCAAAGGTGGGAAAGGTTCTATTCATTTTCGACATGAAAAATATATTCCTTGGGGAGGTTCGGATGGAGGTAATGGAGGAAAGGGAGGTGATATCATTCTAAGAGGAAGTCGGAATTATTGGACCCTGTTACATCTAAAACACAAATATCATATTTTTGCAGATCATGGCAAAGCAGGTGAAGGAAAACTGAGGCATGGGAAAGATGGTCAAAATAAAACTATAGAGCTCCCTATTGGGACCGCAGTTTTTGATGGTACAACAGGAAAGTTTATCACTGATATTAAATATGATAAACAAGAAATTGTTTTGTTAAAAGGTGGGAGGGGAGGAAGAGGAAATAATTATTTTAAGTCAGCAGTTAATCAAACACCTAAACATTCCCAACCGGGAGAACCCTATGAAGAAAGACAAATTGTTTTTCAATTGAAATTATTAGCCGATGTAGGATTGGTAGGATTTCCCAATACAGGGAAATCAACTCTATTATCGATTGTTTCAGCAGCTAAACCTAAAATTGCTGATTATGCCTTCACTACTTTAGAGCCAAATCTAGGAGTCGTAAACGTACATAATTCGTATACATTTGTAATGGCTGATATACCTGGAATTGTAGAAGGAGCAAATGAAGGAAAAGGTTTAGGACTACGTTTCTTACGTCATATAGAAAGAAATTCTTTGTTACTTTTCATGATTCCTTCCGATGCAAATGATATTGCAAATGAATACAAAATCCTTTTAAATGAGCTTGCCTGCTATAATTCCGAATTATTGAATAAACAACGTATTTTGGCAATATCCAAATCTGATATGTTGGACACAAAATTGGAGGATGTAATTAAAAAAGAATTACCTACAGATATTCCTCACATTTTTATATCCTCTTTCACTCAGAAAGGCATTACTGTATTGAAAGATCTACTTTGGGAAAAATTAAGATTCCATGATATGAAAGAAATAAGCTAA
- a CDS encoding adenylate kinase codes for MLNIGIFGAPGSGKGTQSELISEKYSLYPISTGEILRREIKDKTELGKIAEEYINQGQLLPDYLTIRILVDLFDKVDNNKGYIFDGFPRTISQAKALDDLLKEQNTSIAIVFSLSVDEKELIRRLLKRGKLFSRKDDNLETIQNRLTVYREQTESVQEYYRKKGKLMEIIGKNSVEEVFENIVEKIDNLFR; via the coding sequence ATGTTAAATATTGGTATTTTTGGAGCACCCGGTTCTGGGAAAGGGACGCAAAGCGAGTTAATCAGCGAAAAATACAGCTTATATCCCATTTCTACAGGTGAAATTTTACGTCGCGAGATAAAAGATAAAACCGAATTGGGTAAAATAGCAGAAGAATATATTAATCAAGGGCAATTACTCCCTGACTATTTGACTATTAGAATTCTTGTTGATCTTTTTGATAAGGTAGATAACAATAAAGGATATATCTTTGATGGATTTCCGAGAACTATTTCTCAAGCTAAAGCATTGGATGACTTATTAAAAGAACAAAATACCTCTATTGCTATTGTTTTTAGTCTATCTGTAGACGAAAAGGAATTAATTCGCCGCTTGTTAAAAAGAGGGAAACTTTTTAGTAGAAAGGACGACAATTTAGAAACAATTCAAAATCGCTTGACTGTTTACAGGGAACAGACTGAATCTGTGCAAGAATATTACAGAAAAAAAGGGAAACTTATGGAAATTATAGGAAAAAATTCTGTAGAAGAAGTATTTGAGAATATAGTAGAAAAAATAGATAATCTTTTCCGCTAA
- a CDS encoding phosphoribosyltransferase: MKLIERVLIKDKWFKLLIPEEDLIEGIERVAKQINEDLKGKTPLFIGILNGAFMFASELIGRFNSPCEVTFIRLKSYEGIERGEKMKEIQSLTENIEDRHIVVIEDTIDTGHTINYLLKLLRKKNPASIKIATLLFKPNAIQFNINPVYVVKEISNEFVIGFGADYDEQGRNYRSIYQVVNEK, translated from the coding sequence ATGAAGTTAATAGAACGTGTTTTAATAAAAGATAAGTGGTTTAAATTGTTAATCCCTGAGGAAGATCTGATCGAAGGGATAGAGCGAGTGGCAAAACAAATCAATGAAGATCTAAAAGGTAAAACGCCTTTGTTTATTGGAATTCTAAATGGAGCATTTATGTTTGCTTCAGAATTGATAGGAAGATTCAATTCTCCATGTGAAGTTACTTTTATCCGATTAAAATCCTATGAAGGAATAGAGCGTGGAGAAAAAATGAAAGAAATACAAAGTTTAACAGAAAATATAGAGGATCGTCATATAGTAGTTATCGAAGATACTATAGATACGGGGCATACAATAAATTATCTGCTCAAGCTCTTAAGAAAAAAAAATCCAGCATCTATTAAAATAGCAACCTTGTTGTTTAAACCTAATGCTATTCAGTTCAACATAAATCCAGTTTATGTAGTGAAAGAAATATCCAATGAATTCGTCATTGGATTTGGAGCAGATTATGATGAACAAGGTAGAAACTATAGAAGCATATATCAAGTAGTAAATGAAAAATAA
- a CDS encoding fumarate hydratase, translating to MTDIPPFSFKYQNIFPLGKDDTEYYLLTKEGVSTSFFEGKEILKISKEALTLLANQCFHDCAFFLRPSHQKQVAAILKDPEASENDKYVALTMLRNSEVSAKGILPFCQDTGTATIVAKKGQQIWTGGGDEEALSKGIYETYTEENLRYSQNVPLDMYNEKNTGCNLPAQIDIQSVDGNEYIFLCIAKGGGSSNKTYLYQETKALLKPKTLENFLIEKMKLLGTSACPPYHITFIVGGTSADFCLKTAKLASAKYYDKLPTKGNEYGQAFRDLALEERILKVSKEIGVGAQFGGKYFAHDIRIIRLSRHGASCPIGMTVSCSADRNIKAKINKNGVWIEKLEEHPAQYIPEQYRNMGEGNVVKINLNRPMKEILADLTKYPVATRLSLNGTVIVGRDIAHAKLKELLNKGEDLPRYIKEHPIYYAGPAKTPKGMICGSMGPTTAGRMDPYVDLLQSHGGSMIMLAKGNRSQQITDSCQKYGGFYLGTIGGPAAILAQNNIKSIECLAYPELGMEAIWKIEVQNFPAFILVDDKGNDFFKQPK from the coding sequence ATGACAGACATCCCTCCTTTTAGTTTTAAATACCAAAACATATTTCCTTTGGGGAAAGATGACACTGAGTATTATTTACTAACTAAGGAAGGAGTTTCAACATCCTTTTTTGAGGGGAAAGAAATCTTAAAAATATCAAAAGAAGCTTTGACATTGCTGGCAAATCAATGTTTTCATGATTGTGCATTTTTTTTACGTCCCTCACATCAAAAACAAGTAGCAGCTATATTGAAAGATCCAGAAGCTAGTGAAAACGACAAATACGTAGCTTTGACTATGCTACGTAATTCTGAAGTCTCTGCCAAAGGAATCCTTCCTTTTTGTCAAGACACCGGTACGGCAACAATTGTGGCTAAAAAAGGACAACAAATATGGACAGGTGGAGGCGATGAAGAAGCCTTATCCAAAGGTATATACGAAACTTACACAGAAGAAAATCTTCGCTATTCTCAAAATGTACCCTTGGACATGTATAATGAAAAAAATACTGGATGTAATCTTCCTGCACAAATAGATATTCAATCGGTTGACGGGAATGAATATATTTTTCTATGTATCGCCAAGGGGGGAGGATCTTCTAATAAAACTTATCTATATCAAGAAACCAAAGCATTATTGAAACCTAAAACATTAGAAAATTTTCTAATAGAAAAAATGAAATTGTTAGGAACATCAGCTTGTCCGCCTTATCATATTACATTTATAGTTGGTGGAACATCTGCTGACTTTTGCTTAAAAACTGCCAAGTTGGCATCAGCCAAATATTATGATAAACTTCCAACCAAAGGGAATGAATATGGACAAGCTTTCCGTGATCTTGCTCTGGAAGAGCGAATACTAAAAGTATCTAAAGAAATCGGTGTGGGAGCCCAATTTGGGGGTAAATATTTTGCTCATGATATACGAATCATTCGTCTGTCAAGACACGGAGCTTCTTGCCCTATAGGAATGACTGTCTCTTGTTCAGCAGATCGTAATATCAAAGCAAAAATCAATAAAAACGGTGTATGGATTGAAAAATTAGAAGAACATCCTGCTCAATATATTCCCGAACAATATCGCAATATGGGTGAAGGGAATGTAGTGAAAATCAATCTCAATCGTCCGATGAAAGAAATTCTGGCAGATTTGACCAAATACCCAGTGGCCACTCGTCTGTCCTTAAATGGAACAGTCATTGTGGGACGAGATATTGCCCACGCTAAGCTAAAAGAACTCCTTAATAAAGGAGAAGATCTTCCAAGGTACATCAAAGAACATCCGATCTATTACGCCGGACCAGCAAAAACACCTAAAGGTATGATTTGTGGCTCAATGGGACCAACAACGGCAGGACGTATGGATCCATATGTAGATTTACTTCAATCGCACGGAGGAAGCATGATAATGTTGGCAAAAGGAAATCGTAGTCAACAAATAACTGATTCTTGTCAAAAGTATGGTGGATTTTATTTAGGAACTATTGGAGGCCCTGCAGCAATTTTAGCTCAAAACAATATCAAAAGTATTGAATGTTTAGCTTATCCGGAACTTGGAATGGAGGCCATTTGGAAAATTGAAGTACAAAATTTTCCTGCATTTATATTAGTTGATGACAAAGGCAACGATTTTTTCAAACAACCAAAATAA